The Nycticebus coucang isolate mNycCou1 chromosome 5, mNycCou1.pri, whole genome shotgun sequence genome window below encodes:
- the INSL5 gene encoding insulin-like peptide INSL5, protein MRGPVITLFLFSVLFAISEVKSKDLVRLCGPEYRRLFIYICASSRWRRHVEGSPRVQPAERGNSFQLPDTQEVSEEKTARNLPRVPASGEDQPHGGQTAMAGLWEARKRSAMSRQDLQALCCTRGCSLAELSALC, encoded by the exons ATGAGGGGCCCTGTCATCACTCTGTTTCTGTTCTCTGTCCTATTTGCCATCTCAGAAGTGAAGAGCAAGGACTTGGTGAGGCTGTGCGGGCCGGAATACAGAAGGCTGTTCATCTACATCTGTGCCAGCTCCAGGTGGAGAAGGCACGTGGAGGGGAGCCCTCGAGTTCAGCCAG CCGAGAGAGGAAACTCCTTCCAGCTCCCAGATACACAGGAGGTTTCCGAGGAGAAAACAGCACGAAACCTTCCAAGGGTGCCTGCCTCAGGGGAGGACCAGCCGCACGGTGGACAAACGGCCATGGCAGGGCTCTGGGAGGCGAGGAAGCGGTCAGCGATGTCCAGGCAGGACCTGCAGGCCCTGTGCTGCACCCGCGGCTGCTCCCTGGCAGAGCTGAGTGCTCTGTGTTAG